A single region of the Sphingomonas sp. LY29 genome encodes:
- a CDS encoding peptidylprolyl isomerase, which yields MSIRIALAALVAMTALPAFAQPTAAPAPAATPQEDLVKVGFDTAAGRIVLALDRGRAPITTRNFLDYIDKKKLDGESFYRAMPYGKGGLIQGGITTDARKLGKPIAHEATSQTGIKHVRGTVSMAALKPGSAQAEFFIVTTDIPGFDADASGQGFAAFGHVVEGMDVVEKILASPVSPTKGSAGMVGQMLDPAIRITKATRVAP from the coding sequence ATGAGCATTCGAATCGCCCTTGCCGCGCTGGTCGCGATGACCGCCCTTCCCGCCTTCGCCCAACCGACGGCTGCCCCCGCGCCCGCCGCGACGCCGCAGGAGGATCTGGTCAAGGTCGGCTTCGACACCGCCGCGGGGCGGATCGTCCTGGCCCTCGACCGTGGCCGCGCGCCGATTACCACGCGCAACTTCCTCGACTATATCGACAAGAAGAAGCTCGATGGCGAAAGCTTCTACCGCGCGATGCCCTACGGCAAGGGCGGGCTGATCCAGGGCGGGATCACCACCGACGCGCGCAAGCTGGGCAAGCCGATCGCGCACGAGGCGACCAGCCAGACCGGGATCAAGCATGTTCGCGGCACCGTCTCGATGGCGGCGCTCAAGCCCGGCAGCGCACAGGCCGAATTCTTCATCGTCACCACCGACATCCCCGGCTTCGACGCCGACGCCAGCGGCCAAGGTTTCGCCGCCTTCGGCCATGTCGTCGAAGGGATGGACGTGGTGGAGAAGATCCTCGCCTCGCCCGTCTCCCCGACGAAGGGATCGGCGGGGATGGTCGGGCAGATGCTCGACCCCGCGATCCGCATCACCAAGGCCACCCGCGTCGCCCCTTAA
- a CDS encoding heme o synthase: MTSIPIARDDGLPADWRDLFALTKPRVMSLVVFTGLCGLLAAPGTVHPVLGFAAVLCIALGAGAAGALNQWYEADLDSKMKRTAGRPLPAGRMTRQTALHFGVGLSIFSVILMDLAANHLAAAILLASILFYVLIYTVWLKRRTAQNIVIGGAAGAFPPLIGWVAATGEISTLPVLLFAIIFLWTPPHFWALSLFVKTDYANAGVPMLPVVSGITTTRRQVMLYTLPMVAAAIAPWALGLTGAIYGVASVALNAVFLALSARVLLNRATEPAGMKPEKQLFAFSILYLFALFGALVADRWILA; the protein is encoded by the coding sequence GTGACCAGCATCCCCATCGCCCGCGACGACGGCCTTCCGGCCGACTGGCGCGACCTGTTCGCGCTGACCAAGCCGCGCGTGATGAGCCTTGTCGTCTTTACCGGCCTGTGCGGGCTGCTGGCGGCGCCGGGGACGGTCCACCCTGTGCTCGGCTTTGCCGCGGTGCTGTGCATCGCGCTCGGCGCGGGCGCGGCCGGCGCGCTCAACCAATGGTATGAAGCCGACCTCGATTCGAAGATGAAGCGCACTGCGGGCCGCCCGCTTCCGGCCGGGCGAATGACCCGCCAGACCGCGCTCCACTTCGGGGTCGGGCTGTCGATCTTCTCGGTCATCCTGATGGATCTCGCCGCGAACCACCTCGCCGCCGCGATCCTGCTCGCGTCGATCCTGTTCTACGTCCTCATCTACACCGTCTGGCTGAAGCGCCGCACCGCGCAGAACATCGTCATCGGCGGCGCCGCCGGCGCCTTCCCGCCGCTGATCGGCTGGGTCGCGGCGACGGGGGAGATTTCGACGCTTCCGGTGCTGCTGTTCGCGATCATCTTCCTGTGGACGCCGCCGCATTTCTGGGCGCTGTCGCTGTTCGTGAAGACCGATTACGCCAACGCCGGCGTGCCGATGCTCCCCGTCGTGTCGGGGATCACCACCACCCGCCGCCAGGTCATGCTCTACACGCTGCCGATGGTCGCCGCCGCGATCGCGCCGTGGGCGCTCGGGCTGACCGGGGCGATCTATGGCGTGGCGTCGGTCGCCCTCAACGCGGTCTTCCTGGCCTTGAGCGCCCGCGTGCTTCTCAACCGCGCGACCGAGCCGGCGGGCATGAAGCCCGAAAAGCAGTTGTTCGCTTTCTCGATCCTTTATTTGTTCGCGCTGTTCGGCGCGCTCGTCGCTGACCGATGGATATTGGCATGA
- a CDS encoding cytochrome c oxidase assembly protein, translating into MTTIAAKNRTVGIRAALFGLAMLGLAFASVPLYRVFCAVTGFGGTTMRADAAPGAVAGEIGVRFDANIDPALPWKFEPEQGTVRIHPGARTVVAYRATNLTARSTSGEATFNVSPAVAGQYFSKIECFCFTEQTLRPGQSVNMPVVFFVDPKLRTDPATRDIDEITLSYTFYPVENPASGG; encoded by the coding sequence GTGACCACCATCGCCGCGAAGAATCGCACGGTCGGCATCCGCGCCGCGCTGTTCGGGCTGGCGATGCTCGGTCTCGCCTTCGCGTCGGTGCCGCTCTACCGCGTGTTCTGCGCGGTCACCGGCTTCGGCGGCACGACGATGCGCGCCGATGCCGCACCGGGCGCGGTCGCGGGCGAGATCGGGGTTCGCTTCGATGCCAACATCGACCCCGCGCTGCCGTGGAAGTTCGAGCCCGAGCAGGGCACGGTCCGCATCCATCCCGGCGCCCGGACCGTGGTCGCCTATCGCGCCACCAACCTCACCGCGCGCAGCACGTCGGGGGAGGCGACCTTCAACGTCTCGCCTGCGGTCGCCGGCCAATATTTCAGCAAGATCGAGTGTTTCTGCTTCACCGAGCAGACGCTTCGGCCCGGGCAGAGCGTGAACATGCCCGTGGTCTTCTTCGTCGATCCCAAGCTTCGCACCGACCCCGCGACGCGCGACATCGACGAAATCACGCTCAGCTACACCTTTTATCCGGTGGAAAATCCCGCTAGCGGCGGCTAG
- a CDS encoding cytochrome c oxidase subunit 3 codes for MASTKNHDYHILPPDQWPIIGSFSALALTGGGVMWMHDNPYGKFITLAGLAGVLITMFSWWGNVIREGRAGDHTPVVQLHLRYGMILFIASEVMFFVAWFWAFFAGALFPAPIEIVDGSAQVIADAATPAAWPFPGIETIDPFGLPLLNTLILLCSGTTITWAHHALIHGDRDGLKKGLLATIALGLVFTAIQAYEYMHAPFGFAGNMYSATFFMATGFHGFHVLIGTIFLIICYVRAKKGDFTPKAHFGFEAAAWYWHFVDVVWLFLFVSIYVWGGWGAPVHG; via the coding sequence ATGGCGTCGACCAAGAACCACGATTATCACATCCTACCGCCCGATCAGTGGCCGATCATCGGCTCCTTTTCGGCGCTGGCGCTGACCGGCGGCGGCGTGATGTGGATGCACGACAATCCCTATGGCAAGTTCATCACGCTCGCGGGCCTGGCCGGCGTACTGATCACGATGTTCAGTTGGTGGGGCAACGTGATCCGTGAAGGTCGCGCGGGCGATCATACCCCCGTCGTGCAGCTTCACCTGCGCTACGGAATGATCCTGTTCATCGCGTCCGAAGTGATGTTCTTCGTCGCCTGGTTCTGGGCGTTCTTCGCAGGCGCGCTGTTCCCCGCGCCGATCGAGATCGTCGACGGAAGCGCGCAGGTCATCGCCGACGCCGCGACTCCCGCCGCGTGGCCGTTCCCGGGGATCGAGACGATCGACCCGTTCGGGCTTCCGCTGCTCAACACGCTGATCCTGCTGTGCTCGGGCACGACGATCACCTGGGCGCACCATGCGCTGATCCACGGCGATCGCGACGGCCTGAAGAAGGGCCTGCTCGCGACCATCGCGCTCGGCCTCGTCTTCACCGCGATCCAGGCCTACGAATATATGCACGCGCCGTTCGGCTTCGCCGGCAACATGTACAGCGCGACCTTCTTCATGGCGACCGGCTTCCACGGCTTCCACGTGCTGATTGGGACGATCTTCCTGATCATCTGCTACGTCCGCGCGAAGAAAGGCGACTTCACGCCCAAGGCGCACTTCGGCTTCGAAGCGGCGGCATGGTACTGGCACTTCGTCGACGTGGTGTGGCTGTTCCTGTTCGTCTCGATCTACGTCTGGGGCGGCTGGGGCGCGCCGGTCCACGGCTGA
- a CDS encoding DUF983 domain-containing protein, with amino-acid sequence MNGEAPVTGAHPFVKPSLAAATLRGLCPRCGARTLFDGFVKLTPKCRNCGLDVSAYNVGDGPAAFLILIVGTIVAVSAIVVDQAAGPPWWAHLVWIPIGLGLTLGGLRLGKAALLYQEVSHQAREGRLVE; translated from the coding sequence ATGAACGGCGAGGCGCCGGTCACCGGCGCCCACCCGTTCGTCAAGCCGTCGCTGGCCGCCGCGACGCTTCGTGGGCTGTGCCCACGCTGCGGCGCGCGCACCCTGTTCGACGGCTTCGTCAAGCTGACGCCGAAATGCCGCAACTGCGGGCTCGACGTGTCGGCCTATAATGTCGGCGACGGTCCCGCCGCCTTCCTGATCCTGATCGTCGGGACGATCGTCGCGGTGTCGGCGATCGTCGTCGACCAGGCGGCAGGCCCACCGTGGTGGGCTCACCTCGTCTGGATCCCGATCGGCCTCGGCCTGACACTCGGCGGACTCCGCCTCGGCAAGGCCGCTTTGCTTTACCAGGAAGTCAGCCACCAGGCGCGCGAAGGAAGGCTGGTCGAATGA
- a CDS encoding SURF1 family protein, whose product MTRKWPILPTIIVLAAVATMVMLGVWQLQRKAEKDALLATYAAASNLPPIGWPTIPTAAPPLFRSATGNCLGVTGFRTAAGQNMSGEPGYVVIADCRNGAEGPGMAVELGWSKDPNAGRAYKGGLVSGVIAPDRIARIRLVAASPGPGLSQSAPPSPASIPNNHLSYAVQWFLFAGIALVIYVLALRGRWRKEAGTPNG is encoded by the coding sequence ATGACTCGCAAATGGCCCATCCTGCCGACGATCATCGTCCTTGCCGCCGTCGCGACGATGGTGATGCTCGGCGTGTGGCAGTTGCAGCGCAAGGCGGAGAAGGACGCGCTGCTGGCGACCTACGCCGCCGCGTCGAACCTGCCGCCAATCGGATGGCCGACGATCCCGACCGCCGCGCCGCCGCTGTTCCGCTCGGCGACGGGCAATTGTCTTGGCGTGACCGGTTTCCGCACTGCCGCCGGTCAGAATATGTCCGGCGAGCCCGGCTATGTCGTCATCGCCGACTGCCGCAATGGCGCCGAAGGGCCCGGCATGGCGGTCGAGCTTGGCTGGTCGAAGGATCCCAACGCCGGCCGGGCCTACAAGGGTGGGCTGGTCAGCGGTGTCATCGCCCCCGACCGCATCGCGCGGATCCGGCTGGTCGCCGCGTCGCCCGGGCCGGGCCTTTCGCAAAGCGCGCCGCCGTCACCCGCGTCGATCCCGAACAATCATCTGAGCTATGCGGTGCAGTGGTTCCTGTTCGCCGGGATCGCGCTGGTCATCTACGTGCTCGCGCTGCGCGGGCGCTGGCGAAAGGAAGCCGGGACGCCGAATGGCTGA
- a CDS encoding pitrilysin family protein yields the protein MAELTRLANGVTVAIDPMEGAQSASIGLYAAVGSRSEPDGKGGLAHLVEHMVFKGARGRDARAIAEAIEDVGGSLNAWTARDQTVFHARTLGPDVGLALELIADLVRAPRLDADELEREKLVILSELGECLDAPDDLIHDHLFEAAYGQQPIARPVLGREPSITAITRDDCTGWLTDQYRPERLVISAAGKVDPSHILLLAEALFGDLVAAPPPPMAPATFVGGIRSDRKTAEQTHLAFAAPGLASNDPAAPALALFAQAVGGGMSSRLFQDLREERGLAYSVYAWTQGFTETGIFGVNLSTDKARAAEAMALARDTVARAAEELTDAEIARARAQVEAGLLMSLETPQGRADSIARSIEIFGRIMSLEEMLAELRGVDVAAARAAGQAMLSGPVALASIGGKLALAA from the coding sequence ATGGCTGAGCTGACCCGCCTCGCCAACGGCGTGACCGTCGCGATCGACCCGATGGAGGGCGCGCAGTCGGCCTCGATCGGGCTTTACGCCGCGGTCGGATCGCGCTCCGAACCCGACGGCAAGGGCGGCCTCGCGCATCTGGTCGAGCATATGGTGTTCAAGGGCGCGCGCGGCCGCGACGCCCGCGCGATCGCCGAAGCGATCGAGGATGTCGGCGGTTCGCTCAACGCCTGGACCGCGCGCGACCAGACGGTGTTCCATGCCCGCACGCTCGGCCCCGATGTCGGGCTCGCGCTCGAGCTGATCGCCGACCTCGTCCGCGCTCCGCGGCTCGATGCCGACGAGCTTGAGCGCGAGAAACTGGTGATCCTGTCGGAGCTTGGCGAATGCCTCGACGCGCCCGACGACCTGATCCACGACCATCTGTTTGAAGCCGCTTATGGCCAGCAACCGATCGCGCGCCCGGTGCTTGGCCGCGAGCCGAGCATCACCGCGATCACGCGCGACGACTGCACCGGCTGGCTGACCGATCAGTACCGTCCCGAGCGGCTGGTCATCTCCGCAGCGGGCAAGGTCGATCCGTCGCACATCCTGCTGCTCGCCGAAGCGCTGTTCGGCGACCTTGTCGCGGCGCCGCCTCCGCCGATGGCGCCGGCGACGTTCGTCGGCGGCATCCGCTCCGATCGCAAGACTGCCGAGCAGACGCACCTCGCCTTCGCCGCGCCGGGGCTGGCATCGAACGATCCCGCGGCGCCCGCGCTCGCCCTGTTCGCGCAGGCGGTCGGCGGCGGCATGTCCTCGCGGCTGTTCCAGGACCTGCGCGAGGAGCGCGGGCTGGCCTATTCGGTCTATGCGTGGACGCAGGGTTTCACCGAGACGGGGATCTTCGGGGTCAATCTGTCGACCGACAAGGCACGCGCCGCCGAAGCGATGGCGCTGGCCCGCGATACGGTCGCGCGCGCGGCGGAGGAATTGACCGACGCCGAGATCGCCCGCGCCCGCGCGCAGGTCGAGGCGGGGCTGTTGATGAGCCTGGAAACGCCGCAGGGCCGCGCCGATTCGATCGCGCGTTCGATCGAGATTTTCGGGCGGATCATGAGCCTCGAGGAAATGCTCGCCGAGCTTCGCGGCGTCGATGTCGCCGCCGCCCGCGCCGCAGGGCAAGCGATGCTGTCGGGCCCGGTCGCGCTCGCGTCGATCGGCGGCAAGCTCGCGCTCGCGGCATGA
- a CDS encoding class I SAM-dependent methyltransferase, translating to MTLGPLQTIVAEPWSDWGLIDSGHGRKWERYGAVTVVRPEPQAMWAPALDEWSPDATFVPGSDEEGGGRWIQHRPVPASWPLQRDGVRFHASLTPFRHLGFFPDMAPQWDWMRERAADAEVMNLFGYTGVGTLLLSEAGAKLVHVDASKKSVEGGRANATLSAMADRPIRWIVDDAAKFTAREVRRGRRYDGILLDPPKFGRGPEGEVWRLEEHLAPLLADTRRLLDADSRFLVLTVYAVRMSALSIGELLRQLTEDLGGTVECGEMAVREEARGLLLPTAIFARWRKD from the coding sequence ATGACACTCGGTCCACTCCAGACGATCGTCGCCGAGCCGTGGAGCGACTGGGGCCTGATCGATTCGGGCCATGGCCGCAAATGGGAACGCTATGGCGCGGTCACCGTCGTCCGCCCCGAACCGCAGGCGATGTGGGCGCCCGCGCTCGACGAATGGTCTCCCGATGCGACCTTCGTTCCGGGATCCGACGAGGAGGGCGGCGGCCGCTGGATCCAGCATCGCCCGGTGCCCGCGAGCTGGCCGCTCCAGCGCGACGGCGTGCGCTTCCACGCCAGCCTGACGCCGTTCCGCCACCTCGGCTTCTTCCCCGACATGGCGCCGCAGTGGGACTGGATGCGCGAACGCGCCGCCGACGCCGAGGTCATGAACCTGTTCGGCTACACCGGGGTCGGCACGCTGCTGCTGAGCGAAGCGGGCGCGAAGCTGGTCCATGTCGACGCGTCGAAAAAATCGGTCGAGGGCGGCCGCGCCAATGCGACGCTGTCGGCGATGGCCGACCGGCCGATCCGCTGGATCGTCGACGACGCCGCCAAGTTCACCGCGCGCGAAGTGCGGCGCGGGCGGCGCTACGACGGCATCCTGCTCGATCCGCCCAAGTTCGGGCGCGGGCCCGAGGGTGAGGTGTGGCGGCTGGAAGAACATCTTGCCCCGTTGCTCGCCGACACGCGCCGGCTGCTCGATGCCGACAGCCGTTTCCTGGTGCTGACCGTCTATGCGGTGCGGATGTCGGCGCTGAGCATCGGCGAGCTGCTTCGGCAGCTGACCGAAGACCTTGGCGGGACGGTCGAATGCGGCGAGATGGCGGTACGCGAGGAAGCGCGCGGACTGCTGCTTCCCACGGCGATCTTCGCGCGGTGGCGTAAGGACTAA
- a CDS encoding heme exporter protein CcmB, with the protein MTRALILREVRRGLSGAAWLPAAFFLLVATIVPFAVGPDAPLLARIGGGALWIAALTAALLPIERLIEPDRADGVLDQLKLAGVADEMVGAAKIVGHWLTFGPLLMLAAVPGSLLVGLDGPALGRTLLTLAIGTPALAALAVAVAAMTQGLARASALAGLLLMPLAIPLLIFGASATGDTSSSALKLEAAIALLIVAGAPFVTGAAIRAARS; encoded by the coding sequence GTGACCCGCGCGCTGATCCTTCGCGAAGTGCGTCGCGGCCTGTCGGGCGCGGCGTGGCTGCCTGCTGCCTTCTTCCTGCTGGTCGCGACGATCGTGCCCTTCGCCGTCGGTCCCGACGCGCCGCTGCTCGCCCGGATCGGCGGCGGCGCCTTGTGGATCGCCGCGCTGACCGCGGCGCTGCTGCCGATCGAGCGGTTGATCGAGCCCGACCGCGCCGATGGGGTACTCGACCAGTTGAAGCTGGCGGGGGTCGCCGACGAGATGGTCGGCGCGGCCAAGATCGTCGGCCACTGGCTGACCTTCGGCCCATTGCTGATGCTTGCCGCCGTCCCGGGGAGCCTGCTCGTCGGGCTCGATGGACCCGCGCTCGGCCGCACCCTGCTGACGCTGGCGATCGGTACTCCCGCCCTTGCTGCGCTCGCGGTCGCGGTCGCGGCGATGACCCAGGGGCTCGCGCGCGCCAGCGCGCTGGCGGGGCTGCTCCTGATGCCGCTAGCGATCCCGCTGCTGATCTTTGGCGCGTCGGCGACGGGCGACACGAGCAGTTCGGCGTTGAAGCTGGAAGCGGCAATCGCGTTGCTGATCGTCGCCGGCGCGCCGTTCGTCACCGGCGCCGCGATCCGCGCCGCGCGCAGTTAG
- a CDS encoding ABC transporter ATP-binding protein: MNALLRADGIALTRGGRLLFEGRDLLVEPGDAVHLTGPNGSGKSSLMRLIAGLLLPNAGTIERADVALADDHLALDRDLPLARALGFWGGPKLAEALTAFDLDRLADVPVRMLSTGQARRARLARVVASDAPLWLLDEPLNGLDRDGVARLEKVIERHRDAAGAAIATSHGAMRGDWREWPL, encoded by the coding sequence TTGAACGCGCTGCTTCGCGCCGACGGGATCGCCTTGACCCGCGGCGGGCGATTGCTGTTCGAGGGACGCGATTTGCTAGTCGAGCCCGGTGACGCGGTGCACCTGACCGGCCCCAACGGCAGCGGCAAGTCGAGCCTGATGCGCCTGATCGCCGGGCTGCTCTTGCCCAACGCGGGGACGATCGAGCGCGCCGACGTTGCGCTGGCCGACGATCATCTGGCGCTCGACCGTGACCTTCCGCTTGCACGCGCGCTCGGCTTCTGGGGCGGGCCGAAACTTGCCGAGGCGCTGACGGCATTCGACCTCGACCGGCTCGCCGATGTGCCCGTGCGCATGCTGTCGACCGGACAGGCACGCCGCGCGCGGCTGGCGCGGGTCGTGGCGAGCGACGCGCCGCTATGGCTGCTCGACGAGCCGCTCAACGGCCTCGACCGCGACGGGGTCGCTCGCCTCGAAAAGGTCATCGAACGACATCGTGATGCGGCGGGCGCGGCGATCGCGACGAGTCACGGCGCGATGCGTGGCGACTGGCGCGAGTGGCCGCTGTGA
- a CDS encoding metallopeptidase family protein yields MDRPLGGRGASGKLGARARSSYAVRTMLRRFDLAPSAAEIEAIARAALDALPEPFSGHLAHVVLQVDEVAEEELLSELEIDHPLDLTGVYEGIPIHERGVETSGTLPDRIRLFRRAILEEWIEDGEELEHLVRHILIHEAGHHFGFSDEDMHALEGAA; encoded by the coding sequence ATGGACCGCCCTCTAGGGGGCCGCGGCGCATCGGGCAAGCTTGGCGCGAGGGCGCGGTCCTCCTATGCCGTTCGCACCATGCTGCGCCGCTTCGACCTTGCCCCCTCCGCCGCCGAGATAGAGGCGATCGCGCGCGCTGCGCTCGACGCGTTGCCCGAGCCGTTTTCCGGCCACCTCGCGCATGTCGTGCTGCAGGTCGACGAGGTGGCCGAAGAGGAACTCCTCAGCGAGTTGGAAATCGATCATCCGCTCGATTTGACCGGCGTTTACGAAGGTATCCCGATCCACGAGCGCGGGGTGGAGACGAGCGGCACGCTGCCTGACCGCATCCGCCTGTTCCGCCGCGCGATCCTGGAAGAATGGATCGAGGACGGCGAGGAACTCGAGCATCTCGTCCGCCACATCCTGATCCACGAGGCCGGCCATCATTTCGGATTCAGCGACGAGGACATGCACGCGCTCGAGGGCGCGGCTTGA
- a CDS encoding tyrosine-type recombinase/integrase: MARAINRLTVKGAAALKEPGLHADGGGLYVNVKKSGARSFVFVFQWKGKRREKGLGSLTLVSLDEARAKRDEARKLLADGIDPLEPKAAANDITFGEVATSLIRDLETGWSNPKHRQQWRNTLANYCAPIWETPVDAVDTDALVAILKPMWNDKPETASRLRARIERVLDAAKVRGLRSGDNPAQWRSHLAHILPARTRGAGVRHHPALPYAQVPDFVKGLKTRVSTAARALEFLIHTAARTSEVLNMTWGEVNLNARLWTVPGERMKMRREHLVPLTEPALVVLRAMAVVGTDPAAPVFPSRNGKPLSGMSMEMLLRRMQCDDFTVHGMRSSFRDWAGDETAFPREIVEMALAHIVGNAVEQAYRRGTALAKRRDLMEAWSAFVAGSPALRVSA; encoded by the coding sequence ATGGCGCGAGCCATTAATCGGCTCACGGTGAAGGGCGCTGCGGCGCTCAAAGAGCCGGGACTTCATGCCGATGGCGGTGGTCTTTACGTGAATGTGAAGAAATCAGGGGCCCGGTCCTTTGTCTTCGTCTTTCAGTGGAAGGGGAAGCGGCGGGAGAAGGGGCTCGGCTCGCTCACGTTGGTGTCGCTCGATGAGGCTAGGGCCAAGCGGGACGAGGCACGCAAGCTTCTGGCGGATGGCATTGACCCACTAGAGCCCAAGGCGGCCGCAAACGACATAACCTTCGGGGAAGTGGCCACGTCCCTAATTAGGGACCTTGAAACGGGTTGGAGCAATCCGAAACATCGCCAGCAATGGCGAAACACGTTGGCCAATTATTGCGCACCCATTTGGGAGACGCCGGTGGACGCCGTGGACACGGACGCCCTCGTCGCCATCCTCAAGCCGATGTGGAACGACAAGCCGGAGACGGCCTCACGGCTCCGGGCTCGCATCGAACGCGTCTTGGACGCGGCCAAGGTGAGAGGCCTTCGCTCCGGCGACAACCCGGCCCAATGGCGCAGCCATCTTGCCCATATTCTCCCGGCCCGCACGAGAGGTGCAGGAGTCCGCCACCACCCGGCTCTCCCCTATGCCCAAGTCCCGGACTTCGTGAAGGGACTGAAGACCCGCGTAAGCACTGCCGCGCGCGCGCTGGAGTTCTTAATCCACACTGCGGCGCGCACGTCTGAGGTGCTCAACATGACGTGGGGAGAAGTGAACCTCAACGCTCGGCTGTGGACCGTGCCCGGCGAGCGGATGAAGATGAGGCGCGAACACCTAGTGCCGCTCACTGAGCCCGCTCTAGTGGTGCTCCGGGCCATGGCGGTTGTCGGAACGGACCCGGCGGCTCCCGTCTTTCCCAGCCGGAACGGTAAGCCGTTATCCGGAATGAGCATGGAGATGCTTTTGAGACGCATGCAATGCGATGACTTCACCGTCCATGGCATGCGCTCCAGCTTCCGCGATTGGGCTGGCGATGAAACGGCGTTTCCGCGCGAAATCGTGGAAATGGCGCTCGCGCACATCGTGGGCAACGCGGTGGAGCAAGCCTATAGGCGGGGGACCGCGTTGGCGAAGCGTCGGGACCTCATGGAAGCGTGGTCCGCGTTCGTGGCTGGGTCTCCCGCGTTGAGAGTTTCCGCGTAG
- a CDS encoding AAA family ATPase gives MNGAAMLADPEAGLAFAAAELVRRLPVLSGDEALERALSEFRERGVEPLLPAIQKARVAARTAARERNARAHEEARTESERAEEELARLREARRQMVGTPSAARAIVPTPFLWANPARLPRRSWLYGQHLIRGEVSLTLAPGGVGKTSLAAAEVAAMSTGRALLHDHPDRPLRVWWWNGEEPEDEMARRLAGVAKHYRLPPSAFADRLFIDNGNDLPLMLAEQGREGTKICTPVVEHLVEALKARRIDVMLIDPFVSTHNVHENDNSAIQQAASAWKAVAQRAGVGIGLAHHTRKLAGRDASAEDSRGGDALVSKARDARALNPMGEADATRHGIHKHERHSYFSTGTGGKSNMTPKSDRKVWFKLESVGLGNGALNAPEDRVAVVTKWEPPVVEQDLSPLAVSRLADLMGEREWRASKQARGWLGRLVAEAFELGSEDGWEGRARLILKELEVRRIIIATFGQDERRKSVPVYRLGARETAEI, from the coding sequence ATGAACGGGGCCGCGATGCTAGCGGACCCGGAGGCCGGGCTTGCCTTCGCCGCCGCCGAACTTGTCCGCCGGTTGCCGGTCCTCAGCGGCGACGAGGCCCTTGAGCGCGCCCTCAGCGAGTTCCGCGAGAGGGGCGTCGAGCCGCTTCTCCCCGCAATTCAGAAAGCGCGTGTGGCGGCCCGGACCGCGGCCCGGGAGCGCAACGCTCGCGCTCACGAAGAGGCGCGAACCGAAAGTGAGCGCGCCGAAGAGGAATTGGCGCGGCTGCGCGAAGCAAGGCGCCAAATGGTCGGCACGCCGAGCGCCGCCCGTGCGATTGTGCCCACACCATTCCTTTGGGCCAACCCGGCCCGTCTCCCGCGCCGTTCGTGGCTCTATGGTCAGCATCTAATTCGCGGCGAGGTGAGCCTCACGCTTGCTCCCGGCGGCGTCGGGAAGACCTCGCTGGCGGCGGCGGAGGTGGCCGCCATGTCCACCGGCCGCGCGCTACTTCATGACCATCCGGACCGGCCCCTCCGCGTTTGGTGGTGGAATGGCGAGGAACCGGAAGACGAAATGGCCCGTCGCCTAGCGGGGGTCGCGAAACATTATCGGCTTCCGCCTAGCGCGTTCGCGGACCGCCTCTTCATCGACAACGGCAATGACTTGCCACTCATGCTCGCGGAGCAAGGCCGGGAGGGCACCAAGATTTGCACGCCGGTCGTGGAGCACTTGGTGGAGGCACTAAAGGCGCGGCGCATTGACGTGATGTTGATTGACCCGTTCGTCTCAACCCACAATGTCCATGAGAACGACAACTCCGCAATCCAGCAAGCCGCGTCGGCATGGAAAGCCGTGGCTCAGCGGGCCGGGGTGGGCATTGGACTTGCGCACCACACCCGGAAGCTGGCGGGCCGCGATGCGTCCGCTGAGGACAGCCGCGGCGGCGATGCGCTTGTCTCCAAGGCGCGTGACGCCCGCGCCCTCAACCCCATGGGTGAGGCGGACGCCACACGGCACGGCATACACAAGCATGAGCGCCATTCCTACTTTTCGACAGGCACCGGAGGGAAGTCGAACATGACGCCCAAATCGGACCGCAAGGTGTGGTTCAAGCTGGAATCAGTAGGGCTTGGAAACGGCGCATTGAACGCGCCGGAGGACCGGGTCGCGGTTGTCACGAAGTGGGAGCCGCCGGTGGTGGAGCAAGACCTTTCGCCGCTCGCGGTGTCCCGTCTGGCGGACCTGATGGGCGAGCGCGAGTGGCGGGCCTCAAAACAGGCCCGCGGGTGGCTCGGACGGCTTGTTGCGGAGGCCTTTGAATTGGGCAGCGAAGACGGCTGGGAGGGACGAGCGCGTCTTATTCTAAAAGAACTTGAGGTCCGCCGGATTATCATCGCTACTTTCGGGCAGGACGAGCGCCGCAAGTCGGTCCCTGTGTACCGCCTTGGAGCGAGAGAAACGGCGGAAATCTGA